The Pseudonocardia broussonetiae DNA segment GACGACGGTTCCTCCCGCATGTCCGGCGGCAGCTCCCCGGTGCGCAGCAGGTCCCGCGCCGCCGCGTCGACCCGCAGGCTGAAGGTGAGGACGCTGAGGGCGAGCAGCGCGGCGAAGCTCGACATCAGCGCCTGGGTCGGGAGCCGGTGCCCGTACTCGGTGAGGTGGGACAGCAGCAGGGTCCCCATGTCGTCAGCGACTCGCGGCAGCGGGCTGTTCGGCTGCAGCCCCTCGATCTCCTTGGCGTCGCTCATCTCGAAGCCCTCGACGAACCGGAGTTCGAGCAGGGCCCCGATGTCGAGCTGCGCCGCGTCGGCGAGCCGGGGCTCCCAGCGCGGCTCCGGCCCGATGACGATGCCCCGCCCGACGGCGGCCCCGACCATCTCGCGCAGGTCGCGGCGCTCGGCGCGAGAACCCCTGCGGCCCACCGCCGCGAGGAGCAACCGGTAGACGAAGTCGTCGATGCCCCGATGGCGTTCCCGGCGGGTGGGCAGCCCAGCCCGGTACGCGGCCAGGGTGAGGGGGGCGACCGCCAGCATCTGCTCCCCGGTGCGGCTGCGGCCGACTGAGCCCATGTCGACCACGCAGGAGCGCAGCCACCCGTCCAGGAGGGCCTGGTCGTCGGCGTTGTCGAAGCCGTTCACGAATCCGCTGTTCAGCAGGCGCTCGCGGTATCCGGCGAAGTCGCGGGCGTCGGTCTTGGAGCGGGCCGTCCGCCCGCCCTTCACGCACAGCTCGAACAGCTGGGGCAAGACCCGATCGGTATCCGTGTCGAGCAGGGAGAACACCGTGAGATCGCGGTACTGGTAGGTCTTCAGCGCGGGTGGCAGTTTGATGGTCATCACGGCACCCGCACGATCTTCTCGCCCTGCACGGTGGCGCCGACCGAGCGGCCGGCCCCGTCGACAATGCGGACGCTGCCTGCCGGCTGGAGCCGCAGCTGGTTGCCGAAGCCCTCGATCTCCTGGCGCAGGGCGGCCGACGCCGGATCTCCCAGCACCTCCCCCGCGGCGGCCCGCAGCAGCAGTTCAGCGGTGTCGAGGGTGATCCGCAGCCGGGCGCGGGACCCGTCGTGCTCCAGTACGAGCAGGTCGGGGAAGGACTCGACGTAGGCGGAGGCAACGGTGTCGGTGCGGAGCGTGAACTCCTCGGCCCGCAGCTCCTTGACCACGACGATCGCGCGCACCGCTGGGTCGTCGAAGGTGCGGTCGCGCAGGGCAACGTGCTCTCCCGCGTACCCGACGTAGGCCAGCACCCGCGACAGCCCGCGCAGCAACACGGTCCGCGCCTTCTCGGGATCGTCCAGGGCGTCGAGGTAGTCGAGCAGGTAGCGATAGCTGCGTACCTCGTGCTCGGCACCGGGCGCCGACCACTCCCCGAAGAACAGCCGGCGTTTGAGACTCGCCATGACCCCGATGTCGACGGCGGACAGATCCGGCAGCACGGTCGGGTCCGAGCGGGCGGCGCGGGCCGCCCCCGGGGCCGACAGGGTGGCCGGGTCGAGCTCCGACCATTCCTGCACGAGGTAGTCGCCGCTCCCGTCGGTGAAGGCCAGGTCGGCTGT contains these protein-coding regions:
- the mads7 gene encoding methylation-associated defense system protein MAD7 encodes the protein MTIKLPPALKTYQYRDLTVFSLLDTDTDRVLPQLFELCVKGGRTARSKTDARDFAGYRERLLNSGFVNGFDNADDQALLDGWLRSCVVDMGSVGRSRTGEQMLAVAPLTLAAYRAGLPTRRERHRGIDDFVYRLLLAAVGRRGSRAERRDLREMVGAAVGRGIVIGPEPRWEPRLADAAQLDIGALLELRFVEGFEMSDAKEIEGLQPNSPLPRVADDMGTLLLSHLTEYGHRLPTQALMSSFAALLALSVLTFSLRVDAAARDLLRTGELPPDMREEPSSSTLELYCDFTGVLDSESDRMSRRCVERDLDRVRLAFRDRMTFVVVQNALERMASEKERRATMTRPEQLAHAASLRTHPRVEAYALSRLEDLVFDPGPDVTELEQEFLQRIQGGDSSELDKLLDVLQHVNQNPATAAAVQWFWSVGGLQKPYGLLDGQQRSRRTWRYAPSDELLTALLLAVFLRPGGAGVRPTMPLHELLAALRDRFGLLIDRPPARQDGAEARAAAAANLEAFKRRLQLLGCFDSLSDDFSVQVVHHPLGAS